From Salinibacterium sp. ZJ450, one genomic window encodes:
- a CDS encoding MinD/ParA family protein — translation MAINQSNDTDPEGPTLESESADAATSQAVLVELAQPDLTAVLPESLTIDIDLPAPVRAVPADEIAIAIDDVAVNPGYVTPVPISTTAIDLTPIAVADDRAQYSRQARLRGDASTTPESSAMLTADRLLEGKKFGRPAPQGRWPRFVYGVTFHQVNLGDSATYRARRAVDARISKSFEGGTRFVPVLTRKGGVGKTTITTLMGMALADVREDRIVAIDANPDRGTLSERVAKQTRATVRDVVTKAASIGGFTDFSTLVSRDETRLDILASDTDPMLSEAFDENDYNVVADLCSRFYSIVLTDCGTGIVHSVMRATLQRADSVVIVSGGSVDEARLASETLTWLEANGYGELVRNAVVALNTATQGTNLVKLDEIESHFRSRVREIVRIPYDPQLAAGSVVNYKELKQITKDAARELAALVVDGLPARRTT, via the coding sequence GTGGCGATCAACCAGAGCAACGACACCGACCCAGAGGGCCCGACCCTCGAGTCGGAATCGGCGGATGCCGCCACCTCGCAGGCGGTGCTCGTCGAGCTTGCACAGCCCGACCTCACCGCGGTGCTGCCCGAGTCGTTGACCATCGACATCGACCTGCCCGCGCCGGTGCGCGCGGTTCCGGCGGACGAGATCGCGATCGCGATCGACGACGTGGCGGTCAACCCCGGCTACGTCACTCCGGTGCCGATCAGCACGACCGCGATCGACCTGACGCCCATCGCCGTCGCCGACGATCGCGCGCAGTACAGCAGGCAGGCGCGCCTGCGCGGCGACGCCTCCACCACCCCGGAATCCTCGGCGATGCTCACTGCGGACCGGCTGCTCGAGGGCAAGAAGTTCGGCAGGCCGGCACCGCAGGGCAGGTGGCCGCGGTTCGTCTACGGCGTCACCTTCCACCAGGTCAACCTGGGCGACTCCGCCACGTATCGTGCACGCCGCGCCGTTGACGCCCGCATCTCCAAGTCGTTCGAGGGCGGCACCCGGTTCGTTCCGGTGCTCACCCGCAAAGGCGGCGTCGGCAAGACCACGATCACCACGCTGATGGGGATGGCCCTCGCCGATGTGCGGGAAGACCGGATTGTCGCGATCGACGCCAACCCCGACCGCGGAACCCTGTCAGAGCGGGTGGCCAAGCAGACCAGGGCGACGGTGCGCGATGTGGTCACCAAGGCGGCATCCATCGGCGGATTCACCGACTTCTCCACCCTGGTCAGCCGCGACGAGACCCGGCTGGACATCCTCGCGTCGGACACCGACCCGATGCTCTCCGAGGCGTTCGACGAGAACGACTACAACGTGGTCGCCGACCTGTGCAGCCGGTTCTACTCGATCGTGCTCACCGACTGCGGCACCGGCATCGTGCACTCGGTGATGCGGGCGACCCTGCAACGAGCCGACTCGGTGGTGATCGTGTCCGGCGGCAGCGTCGACGAGGCACGGCTGGCGTCGGAGACCCTCACCTGGCTGGAAGCGAACGGGTACGGCGAGCTGGTGCGCAACGCCGTGGTTGCGCTGAACACCGCGACGCAGGGCACGAACCTGGTGAAGCTCGACGAAATCGAGTCGCACTTCCGGTCGCGGGTGCGCGAGATCGTGCGCATCCCGTACGACCCGCAGCTGGCCGCGGGCTCGGTCGTGAACTATAAGGAACTGAAGCAGATCACCAAGGATGCCGCTCGCGAGCTGGCCGCCCTCGTTGTCGACGGGCTGCCCGCCCGACGCACTACCTGA
- the def gene encoding peptide deformylase: MTARDIRVFGDPVLRSVSDPVTPGDPKAKALVDDLIDSVKLPGRAGVAACQIGVNLRAFSYNVDGEVGYILNPVIAELSGEPDLVDEGCLSVPGFYFPRRRYPYARVTGIDLDGKPIELGGSGLMAQALQHELDHLDGHLFIEGLEPEEKREAMRAIRQAPWY; encoded by the coding sequence ATGACCGCGCGCGACATTCGCGTTTTCGGAGATCCCGTCCTCCGCTCCGTTTCCGACCCCGTCACCCCTGGCGACCCCAAGGCGAAGGCCCTCGTCGATGACCTGATCGACTCGGTCAAGCTGCCGGGACGCGCCGGTGTCGCCGCGTGCCAGATTGGCGTCAACCTGCGGGCGTTCAGCTACAACGTGGACGGCGAGGTCGGCTACATCCTGAACCCGGTTATCGCCGAACTCTCCGGCGAACCCGACCTGGTCGACGAGGGCTGCCTGTCGGTTCCCGGCTTCTACTTCCCCCGCCGCCGCTACCCGTACGCCAGGGTCACCGGAATCGACCTCGACGGCAAGCCGATCGAACTCGGCGGCAGCGGGCTGATGGCGCAGGCGCTGCAGCACGAGCTCGACCACCTCGACGGCCACCTGTTCATCGAGGGACTCGAGCCAGAGGAGAAGCGCGAGGCGATGCGCGCCATCCGCCAGGCGCCCTGGTACTAG
- a CDS encoding long-chain fatty acid--CoA ligase, translated as MSEYFVPAVVPADPNANATDLLIDRVAATPHAPLFSVPTGDGGWSDVTAAEFLAQVTALAKGFVAAGIEPGQKIGFICKTRYEWTLVDFAAWFAGALLVPIYETSSPTQIRYNLTDSGATALIVETADHFARFDEIASELPQVSLVWQVDLGDLDKLAGSGGAVSDAEIERRRSLAKGADMATLIYTSGSTGQPKGCIITHSNLVELTRNAQVAMKEVLAPGSSTLLFITTAHIFARFISILAVQSGVRVGHQADTKQLLPSLATFKPTFLLAVPRVFEKVYNGAEQKAEAGGKGKIFRKAAHVAIEHSRILEEGGTIPLGLKLQFALFDRLVYSKLRAAMGGNIKYAVSGSAPLGPRLGHFFHSLGIKILEGYGLTETTAPATVNLVNKFKIGTTGPALPGVGIRIADDGEIWVKGINVFGGYWNNPQATAEVFDGDWFKTGDIGQLDDDGYLIITGRKKEIIVTAAGKNVSPAALEDPIRSHPLVGQVVVIGDQRPFISALITLDPEMLPVWLNNNGEAPDQSLAEAAVNPKVIDEIQKAVDEANDRVSRAESIRKFTVLATDLTEASGHLTPKMSIKRDVILQDFATVIDGMYVSQPATEGHSLSH; from the coding sequence GTGAGTGAATATTTTGTCCCCGCTGTCGTCCCCGCCGATCCCAACGCGAATGCGACCGATCTGCTGATCGACCGGGTCGCCGCGACACCGCACGCGCCGCTGTTCTCTGTGCCGACCGGTGACGGTGGTTGGTCGGATGTCACGGCCGCCGAGTTCCTCGCCCAGGTCACGGCCCTCGCCAAGGGGTTCGTTGCCGCAGGCATCGAGCCGGGCCAGAAGATCGGCTTCATCTGCAAGACCCGGTACGAGTGGACGCTGGTGGACTTCGCGGCCTGGTTTGCCGGCGCGCTGCTGGTGCCGATCTACGAGACGTCCTCGCCCACCCAGATCCGGTACAACCTCACCGACTCCGGCGCCACCGCTCTCATCGTGGAGACCGCGGACCATTTCGCCCGGTTCGACGAGATCGCCAGCGAACTCCCGCAGGTGAGCCTGGTCTGGCAGGTGGATCTGGGAGACCTGGACAAGCTCGCCGGCAGCGGCGGCGCCGTCAGCGACGCCGAGATCGAACGCCGGCGCAGCCTGGCGAAGGGCGCAGACATGGCCACCCTGATCTACACGTCGGGATCGACCGGGCAGCCCAAGGGCTGCATCATCACGCACTCCAACCTTGTCGAGTTGACGCGCAACGCGCAGGTCGCGATGAAGGAGGTCCTGGCCCCCGGGTCATCGACGCTGCTGTTCATCACCACCGCGCACATCTTCGCCCGGTTTATCTCAATCCTGGCGGTGCAGTCCGGCGTGCGGGTCGGCCACCAGGCCGACACCAAGCAGCTGCTGCCCTCGCTTGCCACCTTCAAGCCCACGTTCCTGCTGGCCGTGCCGCGCGTCTTCGAGAAGGTGTACAACGGCGCTGAGCAGAAGGCTGAAGCCGGCGGCAAGGGCAAGATCTTCCGCAAGGCCGCCCACGTGGCGATCGAGCACTCGAGAATCCTGGAAGAGGGCGGCACCATCCCGCTCGGCCTGAAACTGCAGTTCGCGCTGTTCGACAGGCTGGTCTACAGCAAGCTGCGCGCCGCAATGGGCGGCAACATCAAGTACGCCGTCTCCGGCTCCGCGCCACTCGGACCCCGTCTCGGACACTTCTTCCACAGCCTCGGCATCAAGATCCTCGAGGGCTACGGGCTCACCGAGACCACCGCACCGGCGACGGTGAACCTCGTGAACAAGTTCAAGATCGGCACCACCGGGCCGGCGCTGCCCGGCGTCGGCATCAGGATCGCCGACGATGGCGAGATCTGGGTCAAGGGCATCAACGTGTTCGGCGGGTACTGGAACAACCCCCAGGCCACCGCCGAGGTGTTTGACGGCGACTGGTTCAAGACCGGCGACATCGGCCAGCTCGACGACGACGGCTACCTGATCATCACCGGCCGGAAGAAGGAAATCATCGTCACCGCTGCCGGGAAGAACGTGTCACCGGCCGCGCTCGAAGACCCGATTCGCTCGCATCCGCTCGTCGGTCAGGTGGTGGTGATTGGAGACCAGCGCCCGTTCATTTCTGCGTTGATCACGCTCGACCCCGAGATGCTGCCGGTCTGGCTGAACAACAATGGAGAAGCTCCCGACCAGTCCCTGGCGGAGGCCGCGGTCAACCCGAAGGTCATCGACGAGATCCAGAAGGCCGTCGACGAGGCGAACGACCGGGTGTCGCGCGCCGAGTCGATCCGCAAGTTCACGGTGCTCGCCACCGACCTCACCGAGGCAAGCGGGCATCTGACGCCGAAGATGAGCATCAAGCGAGACGTGATCCTGCAGGATTTCGCGACCGTGATCGACGGAATGTACGTGTCACAGCCGGCGACGGAGGGTCACTCGCTGTCGCACTAG
- a CDS encoding ROK family glucokinase translates to MHALGIDIGGTKIAGAVVSESGEIIVEHRAPTPANDPDAILDAVVTMVQALRDGHEVQALGVAAAGFIDRTQSTIYYAPNISWRNEPFRARLQERVNLDITVDNDANAAGWAEFRFGAGRHVRDMTMLTIGTGVGGAIVSQDRLFRGGFGAGAELGHLRVVPGGLPCGCGARGCIEQYGSGRALLRMANAIADAGGIGRELERLRESRGSLTGPDVATLILQGDRGALQALTELGHWIGQACASLGAVLDPQLFVIGGGVAQAGSLLLDPIRESYLEHLPARGYHPEPEFAIADLVNAAGVVGAADLARVHASAL, encoded by the coding sequence GTGCATGCTCTGGGAATCGACATCGGCGGAACGAAAATCGCGGGGGCCGTGGTCTCCGAGTCAGGCGAGATCATCGTCGAGCATCGGGCGCCGACCCCGGCGAACGACCCCGACGCGATCCTCGACGCCGTGGTCACCATGGTGCAGGCGCTGCGCGACGGGCATGAGGTGCAGGCGCTGGGCGTCGCCGCCGCAGGCTTCATCGACCGCACGCAGTCCACCATCTACTACGCGCCGAACATCAGCTGGCGTAACGAACCGTTCCGGGCACGGCTGCAGGAGCGGGTGAACCTGGACATCACCGTCGACAACGATGCGAACGCCGCAGGGTGGGCCGAATTCCGGTTCGGCGCCGGCAGGCACGTGCGCGACATGACGATGCTCACCATCGGAACCGGGGTCGGTGGGGCGATCGTCAGCCAAGACCGGCTGTTCCGCGGTGGTTTCGGCGCCGGCGCCGAACTCGGTCATCTCCGCGTCGTCCCCGGCGGGCTGCCCTGCGGCTGCGGGGCGCGCGGCTGCATCGAACAGTACGGCTCCGGCCGCGCCCTGCTGCGGATGGCCAACGCGATCGCCGACGCCGGCGGAATCGGCCGGGAACTGGAGCGGCTGCGGGAATCCCGCGGATCATTGACCGGGCCGGATGTCGCGACCCTCATCCTCCAGGGCGACCGGGGAGCGCTGCAGGCGCTCACCGAATTGGGCCACTGGATCGGGCAGGCCTGCGCGTCGCTCGGGGCCGTGCTCGACCCGCAACTGTTCGTGATTGGCGGGGGAGTGGCCCAGGCCGGGTCGCTGTTGCTCGACCCGATCCGGGAGTCATACCTGGAGCATCTGCCGGCGCGCGGCTACCACCCGGAACCCGAGTTCGCGATCGCCGACCTGGTGAACGCCGCCGGCGTGGTCGGCGCCGCCGATCTTGCCCGAGTGCACGCGTCGGCCCTGTAA
- a CDS encoding 1-acyl-sn-glycerol-3-phosphate acyltransferase — MFYWFMKNLVVGPLLLTVFRPWITGAERIPKSGPVIFASNHLSFIDSVFLPLVLDRRISFLAKSDYFTGRGLKGWATRLFFTATGQLSIDRSGGKASEAALNTGLSVLAKGEQLGIYPEGTRSPDGSMYRGRTGVARMILEGHVKVIPVAMIDTDKVMPIGTKMPKVRRIGVVFGEPLDFSRYEGLEGDRFILRSVTDEIMHELRKLSGQPYVDVYASSVKERASSARR, encoded by the coding sequence ATGTTTTATTGGTTCATGAAGAACCTCGTGGTCGGACCTCTTCTTCTGACCGTTTTCCGGCCCTGGATCACCGGCGCCGAGCGCATCCCCAAGTCTGGTCCGGTGATCTTCGCGAGCAACCACCTGTCGTTCATTGACTCGGTGTTCCTGCCGCTGGTGCTCGACCGTCGCATCTCGTTCCTTGCCAAGAGCGATTACTTCACCGGGCGCGGGCTGAAGGGCTGGGCGACCCGACTGTTCTTCACCGCCACCGGTCAGCTCTCCATCGACCGATCCGGTGGCAAGGCCTCCGAGGCGGCGCTCAACACCGGACTCAGCGTGCTGGCCAAGGGTGAGCAGCTGGGCATCTACCCCGAGGGCACGCGAAGCCCGGATGGCAGCATGTATCGCGGCCGCACCGGTGTTGCCCGGATGATCCTCGAGGGTCACGTGAAGGTGATCCCTGTGGCGATGATCGACACAGACAAGGTGATGCCGATCGGCACCAAGATGCCCAAGGTGCGCCGCATCGGTGTGGTGTTCGGCGAGCCGCTGGACTTCTCCCGCTACGAGGGCCTCGAGGGCGACCGGTTCATCCTGCGCTCGGTGACCGATGAGATCATGCACGAGCTGCGCAAGCTCAGCGGCCAACCGTATGTCGATGTCTACGCGTCATCCGTCAAGGAACGCGCCTCCAGCGCCCGACGCTGA
- a CDS encoding class II 3-deoxy-7-phosphoheptulonate synthase, whose amino-acid sequence MVHLSEPIVIADPDVVSGLDYWRTLPVKQQPQWPDPDAVGAASAEIATLPPLVFAGEVDVLRSRIAQAARGEAFLLQGGDCAETFAGATADQIRDRVKTILQMAVVLTYGASMPVIKMGRMAGQFAKPRSSDTETRGGVTLPAYRGDIVNGYDFTPESRMADPNRLVQGYHTAASTLNLIRAFTQGGFADLRQVHSWNKGFAENPANRRYEGLAGEIDRAVKFMEAAGADFDELRRVEFYSSHEGLLMDYERPMTRIDSRTGTPYNTSAHFLWIGERTRELDGAHIDFFSRLRNPIGVKLGPSATAETMKQLVDKLDPNREPGRLTFITRMGAGQIRDALPPLLEASKELESTPLWITDPMHGNGFTTPTGYKTRRFDDVVDEVKGFFEAHRAVGTHPGGIHVELTGDDVTECLGGSEQIDEATLATRYESLCDPRLNHMQSLELAFLVAEELSAR is encoded by the coding sequence GTGGTACATCTGTCCGAACCAATAGTCATTGCCGATCCCGACGTGGTCTCCGGTCTCGACTATTGGCGGACCCTGCCGGTGAAACAGCAGCCACAGTGGCCAGACCCGGATGCGGTCGGCGCGGCATCCGCCGAGATCGCGACCCTCCCGCCGCTGGTTTTCGCCGGTGAAGTGGATGTGCTGCGCTCTCGCATCGCGCAGGCGGCGCGTGGCGAGGCGTTCCTGCTGCAGGGCGGCGACTGCGCCGAGACCTTCGCCGGAGCGACGGCAGACCAGATCCGCGACAGGGTGAAGACGATCCTGCAGATGGCCGTCGTGCTCACCTACGGTGCCTCGATGCCGGTCATCAAGATGGGTCGCATGGCGGGGCAGTTCGCCAAACCCCGCTCCAGCGACACCGAGACCCGCGGCGGCGTCACCCTGCCGGCCTACCGCGGCGACATCGTCAACGGCTACGACTTCACCCCGGAGTCGCGGATGGCAGACCCGAATCGGCTGGTGCAGGGTTACCACACCGCCGCGTCGACGCTGAACCTGATTCGCGCGTTCACCCAGGGCGGCTTCGCCGACCTGCGCCAGGTGCACAGCTGGAACAAGGGTTTCGCCGAGAACCCGGCCAACCGCCGTTACGAGGGTCTTGCCGGTGAGATCGACCGTGCCGTCAAGTTCATGGAGGCGGCAGGCGCCGACTTCGACGAGCTGAGGCGGGTGGAGTTCTACTCCAGCCACGAGGGCCTGCTGATGGACTACGAGCGCCCGATGACCCGGATTGACTCTCGCACCGGCACGCCGTACAACACGTCGGCCCACTTCCTCTGGATCGGGGAGCGCACCCGCGAGCTGGACGGCGCGCACATCGACTTCTTCTCGCGACTGCGGAACCCGATCGGGGTCAAGCTCGGCCCGAGCGCGACCGCCGAGACGATGAAGCAGCTGGTGGACAAGCTCGACCCGAACCGTGAACCCGGGCGGCTCACCTTCATCACCCGCATGGGCGCCGGGCAGATTCGCGATGCCCTGCCGCCGCTGCTCGAGGCGTCGAAGGAGCTGGAGTCCACCCCGCTGTGGATCACCGACCCGATGCACGGCAACGGTTTTACCACGCCGACCGGCTACAAGACCCGCCGCTTCGATGACGTGGTCGACGAGGTGAAGGGCTTCTTCGAGGCCCACCGCGCCGTCGGCACCCATCCCGGCGGCATCCACGTGGAGCTCACCGGCGACGACGTCACCGAGTGCCTCGGCGGGTCTGAGCAGATCGATGAGGCCACCCTGGCCACCCGGTACGAGTCGCTCTGCGACCCGCGCCTGAACCACATGCAGTCGCTCGAGCTGGCGTTCCTGGTGGCCGAAGAGCTCTCCGCCCGCTAG
- a CDS encoding MFS transporter, which translates to MSASSPELAPSTSVLTDAERRRLTRRPSDRAMIAVLAAAGLVAAFMQTLVVPVIPHLPELLDTTSADAQWVLSSTLLAAAISTPISGRLGDMYGKRRMVLVLLGILVMGSLISALSVTLIPMLIGRILQGISLGVIALGISVLRDVIHPKNLAGAVALVSATLGVGGAVGLPLAAVIAQNFDWHLLFWLAALLGAGSFVLVLSIIPVSTLRTGGSFDYAGAVGLAIGLTAVLLAVSKGTEWGWTSPVTLSILIGGVVVLVLWGFYELRRTDPLVDLRVTARRPVLFTNLASISVGFAFFVTSAALPVLLESPTTGGVGLGQSLITTSLCLMPGGLVMFLVSPLAARLSATKGPRVSLILGSAIIACAFGLGFLLMNEVWQVLLLSTIVGAGTGFAYSALPTLIMHSVPPTETAAANGLNSVMRTLGSTTSATLIGIILATQTMPGADGPLPTAQAFHTIFFVAAGVALSGVLLALFIPRRERQYEHTASIPVHTGMVPVQTGTTPVQSAG; encoded by the coding sequence ATGTCCGCGTCATCGCCTGAGCTCGCGCCGTCGACATCCGTGCTGACCGACGCCGAACGGCGCAGGCTGACCCGCCGCCCCAGCGATCGGGCCATGATCGCCGTGCTGGCGGCGGCCGGTCTCGTCGCCGCGTTCATGCAGACCCTGGTGGTGCCGGTCATCCCGCACCTGCCTGAGCTGCTCGACACCACCTCGGCCGATGCCCAGTGGGTGCTCAGCTCCACGTTGCTTGCCGCCGCGATCTCCACCCCGATCAGCGGGCGCCTCGGCGACATGTACGGCAAACGCCGGATGGTGCTGGTGCTGCTCGGCATCCTGGTGATGGGGTCGCTGATCTCTGCGCTGTCCGTCACGCTGATTCCGATGCTGATCGGCCGCATCCTGCAGGGAATCTCGCTCGGCGTGATCGCCCTCGGCATCAGCGTGCTGCGTGATGTGATCCACCCGAAGAACCTGGCGGGGGCGGTGGCGCTGGTCAGTGCCACCCTTGGAGTGGGCGGCGCGGTGGGGCTGCCGCTGGCCGCGGTGATCGCGCAGAATTTCGACTGGCACCTGCTGTTCTGGCTGGCCGCGCTGCTCGGTGCCGGCAGCTTCGTGCTGGTGCTCAGCATCATCCCGGTCAGCACCCTGCGCACCGGCGGCAGTTTCGACTACGCGGGAGCGGTCGGGCTGGCAATCGGTCTGACCGCGGTGCTGCTGGCGGTGTCCAAGGGCACGGAGTGGGGCTGGACCAGCCCGGTGACGCTCAGCATCCTGATCGGCGGGGTCGTGGTCCTGGTGCTCTGGGGCTTCTACGAGCTGCGGCGCACCGACCCGCTCGTCGACCTGCGGGTCACGGCCAGGCGGCCGGTGCTGTTCACCAACCTCGCGTCGATCTCGGTGGGTTTCGCCTTCTTCGTCACCTCTGCGGCGTTGCCCGTGCTGCTCGAGTCCCCCACCACCGGTGGGGTGGGCCTCGGTCAGTCGCTCATCACCACCAGTCTTTGCCTGATGCCGGGCGGCTTGGTGATGTTCCTGGTCTCGCCACTGGCCGCGCGCCTGTCGGCGACGAAGGGACCGCGCGTCAGTCTGATCCTCGGTAGTGCGATCATCGCCTGCGCGTTCGGGCTGGGCTTCCTGCTGATGAACGAGGTATGGCAGGTGCTGCTGCTGTCGACGATCGTCGGCGCCGGCACCGGCTTCGCGTACTCGGCGCTGCCCACGCTGATCATGCACTCGGTGCCACCAACCGAGACGGCCGCGGCGAACGGCCTGAACTCGGTGATGCGCACACTGGGGTCCACGACATCCGCCACCCTGATCGGCATCATCCTCGCCACGCAGACCATGCCGGGCGCGGATGGGCCGCTGCCCACCGCACAGGCGTTCCACACGATCTTCTTCGTGGCCGCCGGGGTGGCGCTGTCCGGCGTGCTGCTCGCCCTGTTCATCCCGCGACGGGAACGGCAGTACGAGCACACCGCGAGCATCCCGGTGCACACAGGAATGGTCCCGGTACAGACCGGGACCACCCCTGTGCAGAGCGCGGGCTAG
- the pknB gene encoding Stk1 family PASTA domain-containing Ser/Thr kinase produces MSTNLTDPMIGRLIDGRYQVRSRIARGGMATVYLATDLRLDRLVAVKIMHPHLADDTQFKERFIQEARSAARLAHPNVVNVFDQGQDSDSAYLVMEYLPGITLRDLLDEYGSLTSEQTMDIMEAVLSGLAAAHKAGIVHRDLKPENVLLADDGRIKIGDFGLARAASNNTATGAALLGTIAYLSPELVTRGVADTRSDIYAVGIMLYEMLTGEQPFKGEQPMQIAYQHANDSVPSPSSKNPKVPAELDEIVLWATARDPEERPRDAREMLEQVRDTAQSLQSALPTGATATQKTLVLAPLVAANPDAETQVIGQTTRQPTGPVATDSASTLAVSSRKRRKKGWWLFAVVLLLAAVAGGAGWYFGAGPGSQVRVPDSILNVSPEEATQALTELGLEVAEPSGSIDSPTVAVGLVAGSTPEVGATLNRGSAVTLLLSTGPKPMPLPALVGTMEEDAKAEIDGEFTYAGSTYQFTDSAAGQVLDVLGADGASIAANPEYGELQPITLVVSKGPIPDVSGQSVDEAIATLAAVELTATVGGTEASESIDRDLVIRAQPRNDAPVTPGSELTLITSSGLPQVKVPNVVGMTWGEARKVLQDAGFELSYNRIADALPGGFEVEGTDPPGGDSVDKGSTVSVRFVNPFD; encoded by the coding sequence GTGAGCACGAATCTGACCGACCCGATGATTGGCCGTCTTATCGACGGCAGATATCAGGTTCGATCACGCATTGCGCGCGGCGGAATGGCCACCGTCTACCTCGCCACCGATCTGCGTCTGGATCGGCTAGTGGCGGTGAAGATCATGCACCCGCACCTCGCCGACGACACCCAGTTCAAGGAACGCTTCATCCAGGAGGCCCGCTCGGCCGCCCGCCTGGCGCACCCCAACGTGGTGAACGTGTTCGACCAGGGCCAGGACAGCGACTCGGCATACCTGGTGATGGAGTACCTGCCGGGCATCACCCTGCGTGACCTGCTCGACGAGTACGGCAGCCTCACCTCAGAGCAGACCATGGACATCATGGAGGCGGTGCTCTCCGGTCTTGCCGCGGCGCACAAGGCCGGCATCGTGCACCGCGACCTGAAGCCCGAGAACGTGCTGCTCGCCGACGACGGCCGCATCAAGATCGGCGACTTCGGCCTTGCCCGAGCGGCCAGCAATAACACCGCCACCGGCGCGGCGCTGCTCGGCACTATCGCCTACTTGTCGCCCGAACTGGTGACCCGGGGCGTGGCAGACACCCGCAGCGACATCTACGCGGTCGGCATCATGCTGTACGAGATGCTCACCGGCGAGCAGCCGTTCAAGGGTGAGCAGCCGATGCAGATCGCCTACCAGCACGCCAACGACTCTGTTCCGTCGCCGAGTTCGAAGAACCCGAAGGTACCCGCCGAACTCGACGAGATCGTGCTCTGGGCCACCGCCCGCGACCCGGAGGAGCGCCCGCGCGACGCCCGGGAGATGCTCGAGCAGGTGCGCGATACGGCACAGTCGCTGCAGTCCGCGCTGCCCACCGGCGCCACCGCCACCCAAAAGACCCTGGTGCTTGCCCCGCTCGTCGCGGCGAACCCGGATGCCGAGACCCAGGTGATCGGCCAGACCACGCGTCAGCCCACCGGCCCGGTGGCGACCGACAGCGCCTCAACCCTCGCGGTGTCATCGCGCAAGCGTCGCAAGAAGGGCTGGTGGCTGTTCGCTGTTGTGCTGCTGCTCGCCGCTGTCGCGGGCGGCGCCGGCTGGTACTTCGGTGCCGGCCCCGGTTCGCAGGTGAGAGTGCCGGATTCCATCCTGAACGTTTCACCGGAGGAGGCCACCCAGGCGCTCACTGAGCTGGGGCTCGAGGTGGCCGAGCCATCCGGATCAATCGACTCCCCCACCGTTGCCGTCGGCCTCGTCGCCGGGTCAACCCCTGAGGTGGGTGCCACCCTGAACCGCGGTAGCGCGGTGACCCTGTTGCTGTCCACCGGCCCCAAGCCGATGCCGTTGCCCGCCCTGGTCGGCACGATGGAGGAGGACGCCAAGGCCGAGATCGACGGCGAGTTCACCTACGCAGGGTCGACATACCAGTTCACCGATTCGGCGGCAGGTCAGGTGCTCGACGTGCTCGGCGCCGACGGGGCGAGCATCGCCGCCAATCCCGAGTACGGCGAGCTGCAGCCGATCACCCTGGTCGTCTCGAAGGGACCGATTCCGGATGTCTCCGGCCAGTCGGTCGACGAGGCCATCGCCACCCTGGCCGCCGTCGAGCTCACCGCGACGGTCGGCGGCACCGAGGCCAGCGAGTCGATCGACCGCGACCTGGTCATCCGCGCCCAGCCCCGGAATGACGCCCCGGTTACCCCCGGCAGCGAGCTCACCCTGATCACCTCCAGCGGCCTGCCGCAGGTGAAGGTCCCGAACGTCGTCGGAATGACCTGGGGCGAGGCGCGCAAGGTCTTGCAGGACGCCGGATTCGAGCTGAGCTACAACCGGATCGCCGACGCGCTGCCGGGCGGCTTCGAGGTGGAGGGCACCGACCCACCAGGCGGCGACTCCGTCGACAAGGGCTCGACGGTGTCTGTGCGTTTCGTCAACCCGTTCGACTGA